In the genome of Raphanus sativus cultivar WK10039 chromosome 4, ASM80110v3, whole genome shotgun sequence, one region contains:
- the LOC108852983 gene encoding putative pectate lyase 14 — MAVARTLSSVSPTLIIILTLFLHVNAVQVRKELKPDPNSRNTSMADYEWHEHAVKDPEEIAAMVDMKIRNSTERRRLGYFSCSTGNPIDDCWRCDKKWHRQRKRLANCAIGFGHNAVGGRDGRFYVVTDPSDHDPVKPKPGTLRYAVIQDRPLWIVFKRDMVITLSQELIMNSFKTIDGRGVNVHIAGGACITIQYVTNIIIHGINIHDCKRTGNAMVRSSETHYGWRTMADGDGISIFGSSHIWIDHNSLSNCADGLIDAIMGSTAITISNNYLTHHNEAILLGHTDSYTRDKMMQVTIAYNHFGEGLIQRMPRCRHGYFHVVNNDYTHWEMYAIGGSANPTINSQGNRFLAPGNRFAKEVTKRVGAGKGEWNQWNWRSQGDLLLNGAYFTSSGAGASSSYARASSLAAKSSSLVGMLTYSSGALKCRIGTPC; from the exons ATGGCGGTCGCTAGAACATTGTCTTCAGTCTCACCAACTCTGATCATAATTCTTACACTCTTTCTCCATGTAAATGC AGTTCAAGTAAGAAAGGAGTTGAAACCTGATCCGAACTCAAGAAATACATCAATGGCGGATTA TGAATGGCATGAACACGCCGTTAAAGACCCAGAAGAAATAGCAGCCATGGTCGATAT GAAGATACGAAACAGTACAGAACGTAGGAGGTTAGGTTACTTCTCCTGCTCAACCGGAAACCCAATCGACGATTGTTGGCGTTGCGATAAAAAATGGCATCGCCAGAGAAAGCGTCTAGCAAATTGCGCCATCGGATTTGGACATAACGCCGTCGGAGGCAGAGACGGACGTTTCTACGTTGTTACTGATCCCTCCGATCACGATCCGGTGAAACCTAAACCCGGTACGCTCCGGTACGCTGTGATACAAGACCGACCACTATGGATCGTCTTCAAGCGCGACATGGTCATCACTCTAAGTCAAGAGCTCATCATGAATAGCTTCAAAACGATCGATGGTCGTGGCGTGAACGTGCACATCGCTGGTGGAGCATGTATTACGATTCAGTACGTGACGAACATCATCATTCACGGGATTAACATTCATGATTGTAAGCGTACTGGTAATGCCATGGTTAGAAGCTCGGAGACACATTATGGTTGGAGAACGATGGCTGATGGTGATGGTATCTCGATTTTTGGGTCGAGCCATATCTGGATCGATCATAATTCTCTGTCGAATTGTGCTGATGGTTTGATCGATGCGATTATGGGATCTACTGCTATAACCATTTCGAATAACTATCTTACTCACCACAACGAG GCTATTTTGTTGGGGCATACCGATTCCTACACCAGAGACAAAATGATGCAAGTGACGATTGCATATAATCATTTTGGGGAGGGTCTTATACAGAGAATGCCCAG GTGCAGGCATGGATACTTCCATGTGGTAAACAACGATTACACTCACTGGGAAATGTATGCAATCGGTGGAAGTGCAAACCCTACCATAAACAGTCAAGGAAATCGATTCCTAGCCCCAGGAAACCGTTTTGCTAAGGAG gTGACAAAGAGAGTAGGTGCAGGGAAAGGAGAATGGAACCAGTGGAACTGGAGATCACAAGGAGACCTATTGCTCAATGGTGCTTACTTCACTTCATCTGGAGCTGGAGCTTCTTCAAGCTACGCTAGAGCCTCTAGTTTGGCTGCTAAATCATCTTCCCTTGTAGGCATGCTTACCTATAGCTCTGGTGCCCTGAAATGCAGGATCGGCACGCCTTGTTAA